Proteins encoded within one genomic window of Equus caballus isolate H_3958 breed thoroughbred chromosome 20, TB-T2T, whole genome shotgun sequence:
- the LOC100051657 gene encoding 7-51 putative nonclassical MHC class I antigen isoform X2 has translation MMWVMEPPAFLLLLLSGALTLTETWAGSHSMRYFSTGVSRPGRGEPRFIAVGYVDDTQFVRFDSDAASPRMEPRAPWAKQEGPQYWEEQTRTAKEAAQAFRVNLNNLRGYYNQSEAGSHTIQVMYGCDVGPHGRLLRGYSQYAYDGADYLALNEDLRSWTAADTAAQISRRKLEAAGVEERWRNYLDGECMEWLLRYLDYGKETLQRAEAPKTHVTHHRISDHEVTLKCWALGFYPAEITLTWQRGGEDLTQDTEFVETRPAGDGTFQKWAAVVVPSGEEQRYTCHVQHEGLPEPVTLRWEPPPQSIISIICIIAGLVLLGAVVAGVVIWRKKHSAACGGQSDARFVPVPPSL, from the exons ATGATGTGGGTCATGGAGCCTccagccttcctcctcctgctgctctcgGGGGCCCTGACCCTGACCGAGACCTGGGCAG gctcccACTCCATGAGGTATTTCAGCACCGGCGTGTCCCGGCCCGGCCGCGGGGAGCCCCGCTTCATCGCCGTCGGCTACGTGGACGACACGCAGTTCGTGCGGTTCGACAGCGACGCCGCGAGTCCGAGGATGGAGCCGCGGGCGCCGTGGGCGAAGCAGGAGGGGCCGCAGTATTGGGAAGAGCAGACGCGTACCGCCAAGGAAGCCGCACAGGCTTTCCGAGTGAACCTGAACAACCTGCGCGGCTACTACAACCAGAGCGAGGCCG GGTCTCACACCATCCAGGTTATGTATGGTTGCGACGTGGGGCCACACGGGCGCCTCCTCCGCGGGTACAGTCAGTACGCCTACGACGGCGCCGATTACCTCGCCCTGAACGAGGACCTGCGCTCCTGGACCGCGGCGGACACGGCGGCTCAGATCTCCCGGCGCAAGTTGGAGGCGGCCGGAGTGGAGGAGCGCTGGAGGAACTACCTGGATGGGGAGTGCATGGAGTGGCTCCTCAGATACCTGGATTACGGGAAGGAGACGCTGCAGCGCGCGG AAGCCCCAAAGACACACGTGACCCACCACCGCATCTCCGACCATGAGGTCACCCTGAAGTGCTGGGCCTTGGGCTTCTACCCTGCGGAGATCACCCTCACCTGGCAGCGTGGTGGGGAGGACCTGACCCAGGACACGGAGTTTGTGGAGACCAGGCCTGCAGGGGACGGAACCTTCCAGAAGTGGGCTGCTGTGGTGGTGCCTtctggggaggagcagagatACACGTGCCATGTGCAGCACGAGGGGCTGCCTGAGCCTGTCACCCTGAGATGGG agcCGCCTCCTCAGTCCATCATCTCCATCATTTGCATCATTGCTGGCCTGGTTCTCCTTGGAGCTGTGGTGGCTGGAGTTGTGATCTGGAGGAAGAAGCACTCAG CTGCCTGTGGGGGACAGAGTGATGCAAGATTTGTTCCTGTCCCACCCTCATTGTGA
- the LOC100051657 gene encoding 7-51 putative nonclassical MHC class I antigen isoform X1, producing the protein MMWVMEPPAFLLLLLSGALTLTETWAGSHSMRYFSTGVSRPGRGEPRFIAVGYVDDTQFVRFDSDAASPRMEPRAPWAKQEGPQYWEEQTRTAKEAAQAFRVNLNNLRGYYNQSEAGSHTIQVMYGCDVGPHGRLLRGYSQYAYDGADYLALNEDLRSWTAADTAAQISRRKLEAAGVEERWRNYLDGECMEWLLRYLDYGKETLQRAEAPKTHVTHHRISDHEVTLKCWALGFYPAEITLTWQRGGEDLTQDTEFVETRPAGDGTFQKWAAVVVPSGEEQRYTCHVQHEGLPEPVTLRWEPPPQSIISIICIIAGLVLLGAVVAGVVIWRKKHSDGKGESYRGLPVGDRVMQDLFLSHPHCDLRNL; encoded by the exons ATGATGTGGGTCATGGAGCCTccagccttcctcctcctgctgctctcgGGGGCCCTGACCCTGACCGAGACCTGGGCAG gctcccACTCCATGAGGTATTTCAGCACCGGCGTGTCCCGGCCCGGCCGCGGGGAGCCCCGCTTCATCGCCGTCGGCTACGTGGACGACACGCAGTTCGTGCGGTTCGACAGCGACGCCGCGAGTCCGAGGATGGAGCCGCGGGCGCCGTGGGCGAAGCAGGAGGGGCCGCAGTATTGGGAAGAGCAGACGCGTACCGCCAAGGAAGCCGCACAGGCTTTCCGAGTGAACCTGAACAACCTGCGCGGCTACTACAACCAGAGCGAGGCCG GGTCTCACACCATCCAGGTTATGTATGGTTGCGACGTGGGGCCACACGGGCGCCTCCTCCGCGGGTACAGTCAGTACGCCTACGACGGCGCCGATTACCTCGCCCTGAACGAGGACCTGCGCTCCTGGACCGCGGCGGACACGGCGGCTCAGATCTCCCGGCGCAAGTTGGAGGCGGCCGGAGTGGAGGAGCGCTGGAGGAACTACCTGGATGGGGAGTGCATGGAGTGGCTCCTCAGATACCTGGATTACGGGAAGGAGACGCTGCAGCGCGCGG AAGCCCCAAAGACACACGTGACCCACCACCGCATCTCCGACCATGAGGTCACCCTGAAGTGCTGGGCCTTGGGCTTCTACCCTGCGGAGATCACCCTCACCTGGCAGCGTGGTGGGGAGGACCTGACCCAGGACACGGAGTTTGTGGAGACCAGGCCTGCAGGGGACGGAACCTTCCAGAAGTGGGCTGCTGTGGTGGTGCCTtctggggaggagcagagatACACGTGCCATGTGCAGCACGAGGGGCTGCCTGAGCCTGTCACCCTGAGATGGG agcCGCCTCCTCAGTCCATCATCTCCATCATTTGCATCATTGCTGGCCTGGTTCTCCTTGGAGCTGTGGTGGCTGGAGTTGTGATCTGGAGGAAGAAGCACTCAG atggaaaaggagagagcTACCGTGGA CTGCCTGTGGGGGACAGAGTGATGCAAGATTTGTTCCTGTCCCACCCTCATTGTGACTTAAGGAAtctctga